The following proteins are co-located in the Microbacterium sp. Clip185 genome:
- a CDS encoding CDP-glycerol glycerophosphotransferase family protein has product MASFSFGDGNAKKLLAIPLYAAGRALTLLVPRARGRWVFGSAAGIADGALALWHETAARGHRAVWLIRTEEQARDAASRGIPHVRADSLRGLWLTARAEVVVVTHGFGDVNRYAVSGSYLVQLWHGIPLKRIGIDSPETLRSSLLPSSRLVRGLLACMYRSATRRIRLLPAASHLVRGRLESAFSLDDSRVPVVGEPRVDVLSRGSAAERRESARGQLESLLGPLGDDRLVLYAPTWRDGDEDPAIPTAADWVRITAVLDEHDARLIVRPHPLGAGEYAPPSGAERVHLLGSEVLADVTPVLAGMDLLVTDYSSLAYDSSLVPLPVVYFAPDVDDYARRRGFYGTYADVAGTDVAADWEAALAQIAAVLSDDDVRRARLESARRLDAVMHAHRDGRNAERVYRAIMAAIGDDSREETA; this is encoded by the coding sequence GTGGCGTCCTTCTCGTTCGGCGACGGCAATGCGAAGAAGCTGCTCGCCATTCCGCTGTATGCGGCCGGGCGAGCGCTGACGCTGCTCGTGCCACGGGCCCGCGGGAGGTGGGTCTTCGGATCGGCCGCCGGGATCGCAGACGGCGCGCTCGCGCTCTGGCACGAGACGGCAGCGCGCGGCCACCGCGCCGTCTGGCTCATCCGCACCGAGGAGCAGGCCAGGGATGCGGCATCCCGCGGCATCCCGCACGTCCGCGCCGATTCGCTCCGCGGGCTCTGGCTCACCGCGCGCGCCGAGGTCGTGGTCGTCACGCACGGGTTCGGCGATGTCAACCGCTACGCGGTGTCCGGGTCGTACCTCGTGCAGCTGTGGCATGGCATCCCGCTCAAGCGCATCGGCATCGACTCACCCGAGACCCTCCGCAGCTCCCTCCTGCCCTCTTCCCGTCTCGTGCGGGGTCTGCTCGCGTGCATGTACCGCAGCGCGACGCGACGGATCCGCCTCCTGCCTGCCGCCTCGCACCTCGTGCGCGGCCGCCTCGAGTCGGCGTTCTCGCTCGACGATTCGCGCGTGCCCGTCGTCGGAGAGCCCCGCGTCGACGTGCTGTCGCGGGGGAGTGCCGCCGAACGCCGCGAGAGCGCTCGTGGTCAGCTCGAATCGCTGCTGGGCCCGCTCGGTGACGACCGGCTGGTGCTCTACGCCCCGACCTGGCGCGACGGCGATGAGGATCCGGCGATCCCCACGGCCGCCGACTGGGTTCGGATCACCGCCGTGCTCGACGAGCACGATGCGCGGCTGATCGTCCGCCCGCATCCGCTGGGCGCTGGCGAGTACGCGCCGCCATCGGGGGCGGAGCGCGTGCATCTGCTGGGCAGCGAAGTTCTGGCCGATGTCACGCCGGTGCTTGCGGGCATGGACCTGCTCGTCACCGACTACTCGTCGCTGGCCTACGATTCTTCGCTGGTGCCGCTGCCGGTGGTCTACTTCGCGCCGGACGTGGACGACTACGCCCGTCGTCGCGGCTTCTACGGCACCTATGCGGACGTGGCGGGAACGGACGTCGCGGCGGATTGGGAGGCGGCTCTGGCGCAGATCGCGGCCGTGCTCTCCGATGATGACGTACGCCGGGCACGGCTGGAGAGCGCCAGGCGATTGGATGCGGTCATGCATGCGCACCGCGACGGCCGGAATGCCGAACGCGTCTATCGGGCCATCATGGCCGCGATCGGCGACGACTCTCGGGAGGAGACCGCATGA
- a CDS encoding pyridoxal phosphate-dependent aminotransferase: MRNQNAPWQRVAAGAGLLGPDGIPAPTIFAEMSALAAETGAVNLGQGFPDEDGPAELLDVARDAIAAGVNQYSPGRGTADLRLAIAEHQARFYGLQVDPGREVLVTAGATEALAATLLALVGPGDEVVVFEPHYDAYAADVALAGATLVTVPLRWPGFQPDLDQLAAAVTDRTRVILLNDPHNPTGVVFTDEVRAEIVRLAHRHDAIIVTDEVYEHLVFDGRRHVPIATLPGAAERTISISSAGKTFSVTGWKIGWATGPASLIDAVLTIKQFLTYVNGAPFQPAVAAGLRLDDAFFAGVGAALQRKRDMLREGLSAAGFVPFRAGGSYFTVADAAPLGVSDAHEFCRRLPHEAGVVAIPLTAFATPERRHEYESLVRFAACKRPDVIAEAVRRLAALA; this comes from the coding sequence ATGCGAAACCAGAACGCGCCGTGGCAAAGGGTGGCCGCGGGCGCCGGACTCCTCGGCCCGGACGGCATCCCCGCCCCTACGATCTTCGCAGAGATGAGCGCTCTGGCGGCCGAGACCGGTGCCGTCAACCTGGGTCAGGGCTTCCCCGATGAGGACGGGCCTGCCGAACTCCTCGACGTCGCGCGCGACGCCATCGCGGCGGGGGTCAACCAGTACTCGCCCGGTCGCGGCACGGCGGATCTCCGCCTCGCGATCGCCGAGCACCAAGCGCGGTTCTATGGGTTGCAGGTCGATCCCGGTCGCGAGGTGCTCGTCACCGCGGGGGCCACCGAAGCGCTTGCCGCCACGCTCCTCGCGCTCGTGGGTCCGGGCGACGAGGTCGTCGTCTTCGAACCCCATTACGACGCATATGCGGCGGATGTGGCGCTGGCCGGCGCCACGCTCGTGACCGTGCCCCTTCGATGGCCCGGTTTCCAGCCGGACCTCGATCAGCTCGCCGCCGCCGTCACGGACCGCACCCGCGTCATCCTGCTCAACGATCCCCACAATCCCACGGGCGTCGTGTTCACCGACGAGGTGCGTGCGGAGATCGTGCGCCTCGCACATCGGCACGACGCGATCATCGTGACCGACGAGGTGTACGAGCATCTGGTGTTCGACGGCCGCCGCCATGTGCCCATCGCGACATTGCCGGGTGCCGCCGAGCGCACGATATCGATCTCGTCCGCGGGCAAGACGTTCTCGGTGACGGGATGGAAGATCGGCTGGGCCACAGGGCCCGCATCCCTCATCGACGCCGTACTCACGATCAAGCAGTTCCTGACGTACGTCAACGGCGCCCCGTTCCAGCCTGCCGTCGCTGCGGGACTGCGCCTGGACGACGCGTTCTTCGCCGGCGTCGGCGCCGCGCTGCAGCGCAAGCGCGACATGCTGCGCGAGGGGCTCAGCGCCGCCGGGTTCGTGCCTTTCCGCGCCGGTGGCTCGTACTTCACAGTGGCGGATGCGGCCCCGCTCGGCGTGAGCGACGCCCACGAGTTCTGCCGCCGACTGCCGCACGAGGCCGGGGTCGTGGCGATACCGCTGACGGCGTTCGCCACACCTGAGCGACGCCACGAGTACGAGAGCCTCGTCCGGTTCGCCGCCTGCAAGCGCCCCGACGTCATCGCGGAGGCGGTGCGGCGCCTCGCAGCGCTGGCCTGA
- a CDS encoding glycosyltransferase family 2 protein: MHVDAGGQRDAPVPSAEAGVSFVMPVLNEARYLERAVQSVLAQQTPGPMELILALGPSSDGTDEIAERLAAGDERILLVRNPDADIPTGLNLAIARSTLATIVRVDAHSELAPGYTLRALETLARVRAANVGGVMQADGRTPFQRAVARAYNSPFGLGGGAYHGGRRESAAESAYLGVMRRVVVDEVGGFDESLRRGEDWELNLRIRRAGYRVWFDPALRVTYWPRESWQRLVRQFRATGAWRGELVRRYGRRNSLRFFAPPVLVACVALAVVTGALQLTGVLSGAAALIASIAYLPVVAYAVLVVGVALGPGGGSGWRDKLWTMGVLPSMHLAWGAGFIQGLVRGARDTVDTSRLGSRNTPLP; encoded by the coding sequence ATGCATGTCGACGCGGGGGGCCAACGTGATGCCCCGGTTCCCAGCGCCGAGGCAGGGGTCTCGTTCGTCATGCCCGTGCTCAACGAGGCGCGCTACCTCGAACGCGCCGTGCAGAGTGTGCTCGCCCAGCAGACCCCCGGCCCGATGGAACTCATCCTGGCGCTGGGCCCCTCGTCCGACGGCACCGACGAGATAGCCGAGCGGCTCGCCGCCGGTGACGAGCGCATCCTGCTCGTGCGCAATCCCGACGCAGACATCCCGACGGGTTTGAACCTGGCGATCGCCCGCAGCACGCTTGCCACCATCGTGCGCGTCGACGCCCACTCCGAGCTCGCCCCCGGTTACACGCTGAGGGCCCTCGAGACGCTCGCCCGCGTGCGCGCCGCGAACGTCGGAGGCGTCATGCAGGCCGACGGTCGCACGCCGTTCCAGCGCGCCGTCGCCCGCGCCTACAACTCCCCGTTCGGCCTCGGTGGCGGGGCCTATCACGGCGGGCGCCGGGAGAGCGCTGCCGAGTCGGCGTACCTCGGCGTCATGCGCCGCGTCGTCGTCGACGAGGTCGGCGGATTCGACGAGTCCCTGCGCCGTGGCGAGGACTGGGAGCTGAATCTCCGCATCCGCCGGGCCGGCTACCGCGTCTGGTTCGACCCGGCGTTGCGCGTGACGTACTGGCCGCGCGAGAGCTGGCAACGGCTCGTGCGCCAGTTCCGCGCCACCGGCGCGTGGCGCGGCGAGCTGGTGCGCCGCTATGGCCGCCGCAACTCCCTGCGCTTCTTCGCCCCGCCGGTGCTGGTGGCCTGCGTGGCGCTCGCCGTCGTGACCGGCGCGCTGCAGCTCACCGGCGTGCTCTCGGGTGCCGCCGCGCTCATCGCGAGCATCGCCTACCTGCCCGTGGTCGCCTATGCGGTCCTCGTGGTCGGCGTCGCGCTCGGTCCCGGTGGCGGAAGCGGATGGCGCGACAAGCTCTGGACGATGGGCGTCCTCCCCTCGATGCACCTCGCGTGGGGGGCCGGGTTCATCCAGGGGCTCGTTCGGGGCGCCCGCGACACCGTCGACACTTCACGGCTCGGCTCGCGCAACACGCCACTGCCGTGA
- a CDS encoding phosphocholine cytidylyltransferase family protein — protein sequence MRLQTVILAAGMGSRLGRSLPKPLTQLNDGRSIMRQQHDNIRAAFGSDAKITAVVGYRAETIVEAFPEADYVYNERYDQTNTSKSLLRALSATGKAGVLWMNGDVVFDPRVLGRAVALIEREQSFVTVNTAKVSDEEVKYTVTSEGFIKELSKTVRGGIGEAVGINYISRADKRSFMHHLARVDDQDYFERGLELAIQHDGLLLEPMDISDLYAVEVDFAEDLERANQFV from the coding sequence ATGAGACTTCAGACTGTGATCCTTGCCGCCGGCATGGGCTCGCGCCTCGGCCGCAGCCTGCCGAAGCCGCTGACCCAGCTGAACGACGGGCGCAGCATCATGCGCCAGCAGCACGACAACATCCGCGCCGCTTTCGGCTCGGATGCCAAGATCACGGCCGTCGTCGGCTACCGCGCCGAGACCATCGTCGAGGCCTTCCCCGAGGCCGACTACGTCTACAACGAGCGCTACGACCAGACGAACACCTCGAAGAGCCTGCTGCGCGCGCTGTCCGCGACCGGCAAGGCCGGCGTGCTCTGGATGAACGGCGACGTCGTCTTCGACCCCCGCGTCCTGGGCCGCGCCGTGGCGCTCATCGAGCGCGAGCAGTCCTTCGTCACCGTCAACACCGCGAAGGTGAGCGACGAAGAGGTCAAGTACACCGTCACGAGCGAGGGCTTCATCAAGGAGCTGTCCAAGACCGTCCGCGGCGGCATCGGCGAGGCCGTCGGCATCAACTACATCTCGCGCGCGGACAAGCGCTCCTTCATGCACCACCTGGCGCGCGTCGACGATCAGGACTACTTCGAGCGGGGTCTCGAGCTCGCCATCCAGCACGACGGTCTCCTGCTCGAGCCGATGGACATCTCCGACCTGTACGCGGTCGAGGTGGACTTCGCCGAAGACCTCGAGCGCGCGAACCAGTTCGTCTGA
- a CDS encoding CDP-glycerol glycerophosphotransferase family protein — protein MTTAEWITGSAPALVLRGTGARPERVELAGARARVGASVTGRGKTWKATLTLSASRWGGPVLPLPSGRYRVHVEPAPSADDPEVPEPLALAQLGPLRAALTGWDVEIGPPVDPAYDSGEAQEALERRYATGRESLEEAVFFESFYGRNASCNPLAIDRELRERVPGLVRYWSVVDLSVDVPEGAIPVVEGSPDWWRARAVSRLLVVNDWLRRRYVRRPGQHVVQTWHGSPLKRLALHRPGFDPRRAVAVVRESRRWDVLLAQNPYAASILRRAYAFGRRPIWVEGYPRNDVLRTGDAVAVRARLGIGADERVILYAPTWRDDREQIVDFLDAERLAADTGAIVLVRGHSRTLLPGTDAQGARVVDVTGFPDTAQLLLAADALVTDYSSVMFDFTVTGKPVYFFVPDLEDYRGRLRGFYFDLAGRAPGPLVRTQDELTRALAEDSAAYADRYASWQRAFNARDDGHAAERVVARILDQGLIGG, from the coding sequence ATGACGACGGCGGAGTGGATCACCGGGAGCGCTCCGGCGCTCGTCCTGCGGGGCACCGGCGCGCGCCCTGAACGCGTCGAGCTGGCGGGAGCCCGCGCGCGGGTGGGGGCGTCGGTGACCGGGCGGGGCAAGACGTGGAAAGCGACGTTGACGCTCTCGGCCTCCCGCTGGGGTGGGCCGGTTCTTCCGCTGCCGAGCGGACGCTACCGGGTGCATGTCGAGCCCGCGCCCTCCGCGGACGATCCCGAGGTTCCGGAGCCCCTTGCGCTCGCGCAGCTCGGGCCGTTGCGCGCGGCGCTGACCGGGTGGGACGTCGAGATCGGACCGCCCGTCGATCCGGCGTACGACTCCGGCGAGGCCCAGGAGGCGCTCGAACGGCGCTACGCGACCGGGCGGGAGTCGTTGGAGGAGGCTGTCTTCTTCGAGAGCTTCTACGGACGAAACGCCAGCTGTAACCCGCTTGCGATCGACAGGGAGCTGCGCGAGCGGGTGCCGGGCCTCGTGCGCTACTGGAGTGTCGTCGACCTCTCCGTCGACGTTCCCGAGGGGGCGATCCCCGTCGTCGAGGGGAGCCCGGACTGGTGGCGGGCGCGGGCGGTGTCACGCCTGTTGGTGGTCAACGACTGGCTGCGTCGCCGATACGTGCGACGACCTGGACAGCACGTCGTTCAGACGTGGCACGGGTCGCCCCTCAAAAGACTGGCGCTTCATCGCCCGGGCTTCGATCCGCGGCGGGCCGTCGCCGTCGTGCGCGAATCGCGTCGGTGGGACGTGCTGCTGGCCCAGAACCCGTACGCGGCATCCATCCTGCGTCGCGCCTATGCGTTCGGTCGCCGACCGATCTGGGTCGAGGGATACCCGCGCAACGACGTGCTGCGCACGGGGGATGCAGTGGCGGTACGTGCGCGTCTCGGCATCGGCGCGGACGAACGCGTCATCCTGTACGCGCCCACCTGGCGCGACGATCGTGAGCAGATCGTCGACTTCCTGGACGCGGAGAGGCTCGCCGCCGACACCGGTGCGATCGTTCTGGTGCGCGGTCACTCGCGCACGCTGCTGCCGGGCACGGACGCCCAGGGGGCACGGGTCGTGGACGTGACGGGCTTCCCCGACACCGCCCAGCTGCTGCTGGCCGCCGACGCGCTCGTGACGGACTACTCGTCGGTGATGTTCGACTTCACCGTCACGGGAAAGCCGGTGTACTTCTTCGTCCCGGATCTCGAGGATTACCGAGGCCGCCTCCGCGGGTTCTACTTCGATCTCGCAGGGCGAGCCCCCGGGCCGCTCGTGCGCACGCAGGACGAGCTGACCCGGGCGCTGGCCGAGGACTCGGCCGCCTATGCCGACCGGTACGCCTCATGGCAGCGCGCGTTCAATGCGCGAGACGACGGCCACGCGGCTGAGCGGGTCGTCGCCCGCATCCTCGATCAGGGGCTGATCGGAGGCTGA
- a CDS encoding CDP-glycerol glycerophosphotransferase family protein → MGLASDIRKARGLLRKVLDNRSAVREVRAMRTPLPVGHFRIGVYFADGAVNLYQMRQWYKPLQKLAETWPVLVLSRNATSAAAIMTESELPVAFVPTVRDLEKVVAAQGLRVVLYVNQNTRNFQMFRYGHRWHVFINHGESDKMYMTTNQFKAYDYALIAGDAARERLGRVLWNYDLDTRTIEIGRPQADHYSGVLPYTPDDRTVVLYAPTWEGDRPSAFYGSIASHGEALTSAVLGSPRHRLIYRPHPRSGVVDHEYLAAHRRIVAAIAAANAADPSAQHVYDDGPELGWQLAASDVAVVDISAMVYDRLAADKPLLITRPVDERAAVDTSGYLSACEWLDAADAPRILEEVDRLVGDPEAVARLAYWVEHYFGDTSPGAPTARFHAAIGRLMDEWDQWHARAGGDADDAAAQAELDSNAGREEAS, encoded by the coding sequence ATGGGCCTGGCATCAGACATCCGCAAGGCGCGGGGACTTCTCCGGAAAGTCCTCGACAACCGCTCCGCCGTCCGCGAGGTGCGGGCGATGCGCACCCCGCTGCCGGTCGGCCATTTCCGCATCGGCGTCTACTTCGCCGACGGTGCCGTGAACCTGTATCAGATGCGGCAGTGGTACAAGCCGCTCCAGAAGCTCGCCGAGACGTGGCCCGTCCTGGTGCTCAGCCGGAACGCCACCTCGGCGGCGGCGATCATGACCGAGAGCGAGCTACCGGTCGCCTTCGTGCCGACCGTTCGCGACCTCGAGAAGGTCGTGGCGGCCCAGGGTCTGCGCGTCGTGCTGTATGTGAACCAGAACACGCGGAACTTCCAGATGTTCCGCTACGGGCACCGCTGGCACGTGTTCATCAACCACGGCGAGTCCGACAAGATGTACATGACCACCAACCAGTTCAAGGCGTACGACTACGCCCTGATCGCGGGGGATGCGGCGCGCGAACGCCTGGGCCGGGTGCTCTGGAACTACGACCTCGACACCCGCACGATCGAGATCGGCCGCCCGCAGGCCGATCACTACTCCGGCGTTCTGCCCTACACGCCGGATGACCGCACGGTCGTCCTGTACGCGCCGACCTGGGAGGGCGACCGGCCCTCCGCGTTCTACGGATCCATCGCCAGTCACGGAGAAGCGCTCACCTCGGCCGTCCTCGGCTCCCCGCGCCATCGCCTCATCTACCGGCCGCATCCGCGCAGCGGCGTGGTCGACCACGAGTACCTGGCGGCCCATCGACGCATCGTCGCCGCGATCGCCGCGGCCAATGCCGCCGACCCTTCTGCTCAGCACGTGTACGACGACGGACCCGAACTCGGCTGGCAGCTGGCGGCCTCGGATGTCGCGGTCGTCGACATCTCGGCCATGGTCTACGACCGCCTCGCCGCCGACAAGCCGCTGCTGATCACGCGTCCCGTCGACGAGCGCGCCGCGGTCGACACGAGCGGGTACCTCTCCGCGTGCGAGTGGCTGGATGCCGCCGATGCCCCCCGCATCCTGGAGGAGGTCGACCGCCTGGTCGGCGATCCCGAGGCCGTCGCGCGCCTGGCGTACTGGGTGGAGCACTACTTCGGCGACACCTCGCCCGGAGCTCCGACCGCACGCTTCCACGCGGCGATCGGTCGCCTCATGGATGAGTGGGATCAGTGGCACGCGCGGGCCGGCGGCGATGCGGACGACGCCGCGGCGCAGGCGGAGCTCGATTCGAACGCCGGTCGCGAAGAAGCCTCCTGA
- a CDS encoding S1C family serine protease produces the protein MSDNQGSRPESEDSVSEPVTPAASPQPASSSDVPPTPAATGPAAPSMPPRPPYPAAYPKAPAGYGAPAAGPAGTGQAFGPGAQTAPTLPLNSPAPSTPAPARKKSTAGRTVGLLVAAALVGGAAGVGGTYAGISMWGQTQTTAASSPTVVTVNDTQKVNNVTAVAAKVLPSVVTISATASNGGGTGSGVVLSADGYVLTNTHVVTLDGATADPTLSVTTSDGKVYKATVVGTDPTYDLAVIKLTDASGLTPIDFADSSKLNVGDQAIALGAPLGLDNTVTTGIVSALNRSIEIASSAAPDDSSTKEDGGQGQQESPFQFDFGQGQQQQQQSTNATIKIAVIQTDAAINPGNSGGALVDSDGKLIGINVAIASSGGSSSGGQSGNIGVGFSIPANIAQRVADEIIKDGSATHGLLGATVADAASQKNATIQGAYIQDVSSGGAAAGAGLRSGDIVTEFNGVPVTNAIDLTAQVRAAAGGSEATLSYVRDGKTETAKLTLGTLQ, from the coding sequence ATGAGTGACAACCAGGGCTCCCGCCCCGAATCCGAAGACTCTGTGTCCGAACCCGTCACGCCTGCCGCATCGCCGCAGCCGGCATCCTCGTCCGACGTGCCGCCGACCCCGGCCGCGACCGGACCCGCCGCCCCCTCCATGCCGCCCCGTCCGCCCTACCCCGCCGCGTACCCGAAGGCGCCCGCGGGCTACGGCGCTCCGGCGGCCGGCCCCGCGGGCACCGGCCAGGCGTTCGGTCCCGGCGCTCAGACCGCACCGACGCTGCCGCTGAACAGCCCGGCGCCGTCGACGCCGGCGCCGGCTCGCAAGAAGTCCACCGCCGGCCGCACGGTCGGCCTGCTCGTCGCCGCGGCGCTCGTCGGCGGCGCGGCAGGCGTCGGTGGAACCTACGCCGGCATCAGCATGTGGGGTCAGACCCAGACGACGGCGGCCAGCAGCCCCACCGTCGTGACGGTCAACGACACCCAGAAGGTCAACAATGTCACCGCGGTGGCCGCCAAGGTGCTGCCCAGTGTCGTGACGATCTCGGCCACCGCGAGCAACGGCGGCGGCACGGGCAGCGGTGTCGTCCTCTCCGCGGACGGCTACGTGCTCACCAACACGCACGTCGTGACGCTGGACGGTGCCACCGCCGACCCGACGCTCTCGGTCACGACCTCCGACGGCAAGGTCTACAAGGCCACGGTCGTGGGCACCGACCCGACGTACGACCTCGCGGTCATCAAGCTGACGGACGCATCCGGGCTGACCCCGATCGACTTCGCGGACTCGAGCAAGCTCAACGTGGGAGACCAGGCGATCGCTCTCGGCGCCCCCCTGGGCCTCGACAACACGGTCACGACCGGCATCGTCAGCGCCCTGAACCGCTCCATCGAGATCGCCTCGTCGGCTGCGCCCGACGACTCCTCCACCAAGGAGGACGGCGGTCAGGGCCAGCAGGAGAGCCCGTTCCAGTTCGACTTCGGCCAGGGGCAGCAGCAACAGCAGCAGTCCACGAACGCCACGATCAAGATCGCGGTCATCCAGACGGATGCGGCGATCAACCCGGGCAACTCGGGCGGCGCGCTGGTGGACTCCGACGGCAAGCTGATCGGTATCAACGTGGCCATCGCGTCCTCCGGCGGCAGCTCGTCGGGCGGTCAGTCGGGCAACATCGGCGTCGGCTTCTCGATCCCCGCCAACATCGCCCAGCGCGTGGCGGACGAGATCATCAAGGACGGCAGCGCCACGCACGGCCTGCTGGGAGCGACCGTCGCCGACGCCGCCTCGCAGAAGAACGCCACGATCCAGGGCGCCTACATCCAGGACGTGTCCTCGGGCGGCGCGGCCGCCGGTGCGGGGCTTCGCTCCGGAGACATCGTCACGGAGTTCAACGGGGTGCCCGTCACCAACGCGATCGACCTCACCGCTCAGGTACGTGCGGCTGCCGGTGGCTCCGAGGCGACGCTGAGCTACGTCCGTGACGGTAAGACCGAGACGGCGAAGCTGACGCTGGGCACGCTGCAGTAA
- a CDS encoding ABC transporter ATP-binding protein, translating to MTSTPSGSDAPTPDDGSAEEVSEAPKKPASARPSTPRAPRATTARPAAARKPAAKKPAAGSSAAAAPGEGEAPAQAAPKKPAAKRPAAAKRTPSVAAEDAAAPAAAKRPAPAKKPATPRKPAARTTAAQTGETAPKPRAATGRTKAASAGVKTPRTAAAKTPPPVAPIDAPVAVDFVIPPKPPLPPRPVPSDAEKPAPVDDVILPDEAPVEAASPEVLDEVPVVANADVTSPQTVETVDESVAVEAVEVVEVEPESEPVVEAPAVAEAVDETPDDEAAAAETVVVIERAEDDEADRLFADVAETAAEPALALEVSGLTKSYGSTVAVAGIDLVVPAGTFYGLVGPNGAGKTTTLSMIAGLLKPDAGTIRVAGVDARTRSREAKKLIGVLPDRLRTFDRLTGRQLLSYAGLLRGLDANTVERRATDLGRAFDLTSALGRSVSDYSAGMTKKIMLAAALIHSPRLLVLDEPFEAVDPVSSSVILDILGTYVSHGGTVLLSSHGMDLVERVCDRVAVIVSGQVLADGTVAEVRGEQTLEARFLELVGGSNEVEGLEWLHTFSD from the coding sequence GTGACCTCCACTCCTTCCGGTTCCGACGCGCCCACGCCCGACGACGGCTCCGCCGAGGAGGTCTCCGAAGCTCCCAAGAAGCCGGCGTCCGCACGCCCGTCGACGCCGCGCGCTCCGCGCGCCACGACCGCCCGTCCGGCAGCTGCACGCAAGCCTGCCGCGAAGAAGCCGGCGGCCGGGTCGTCGGCAGCGGCCGCGCCCGGCGAGGGTGAAGCTCCCGCGCAGGCGGCCCCGAAGAAGCCCGCCGCGAAGCGGCCGGCGGCAGCGAAGCGCACGCCGAGCGTCGCAGCAGAAGATGCGGCCGCGCCGGCCGCAGCCAAGAGGCCCGCCCCGGCGAAGAAACCGGCGACGCCCAGAAAGCCTGCTGCGCGAACGACGGCGGCGCAGACCGGTGAGACCGCACCAAAGCCGCGCGCGGCGACCGGCCGAACGAAGGCGGCGTCGGCGGGAGTCAAGACGCCGCGCACGGCCGCGGCCAAGACCCCGCCGCCCGTGGCTCCGATCGATGCGCCGGTCGCGGTCGACTTCGTCATTCCGCCCAAACCGCCCCTTCCGCCGCGTCCCGTGCCGTCGGATGCGGAGAAGCCTGCCCCCGTCGACGACGTGATCCTCCCGGACGAGGCGCCCGTCGAGGCCGCATCGCCCGAGGTACTCGACGAGGTGCCCGTCGTCGCGAATGCGGACGTGACATCACCCCAGACCGTCGAGACGGTCGATGAGTCCGTGGCGGTCGAGGCGGTCGAGGTCGTCGAGGTGGAGCCCGAGTCGGAGCCGGTCGTCGAGGCCCCTGCTGTCGCCGAGGCGGTCGATGAGACCCCCGACGACGAGGCGGCGGCTGCCGAGACCGTCGTCGTGATCGAGCGCGCGGAGGATGATGAGGCCGACCGGCTGTTCGCCGACGTCGCCGAGACGGCGGCGGAACCCGCTCTGGCGCTCGAAGTGAGCGGACTGACCAAGTCGTACGGCTCGACCGTCGCGGTCGCCGGCATCGACCTCGTCGTTCCCGCCGGCACCTTCTATGGCCTCGTCGGGCCGAACGGCGCGGGCAAGACCACTACCCTCTCGATGATCGCCGGACTCTTGAAGCCGGATGCGGGCACCATCCGCGTGGCCGGGGTCGACGCGCGCACGCGGTCACGCGAGGCCAAGAAGCTGATCGGCGTGCTGCCGGACCGACTGCGCACCTTCGACCGCCTGACAGGTCGCCAGCTCCTCTCTTATGCGGGGCTATTGCGCGGTCTCGACGCGAACACCGTGGAGCGTCGCGCCACCGACCTCGGTCGAGCCTTCGATCTGACCTCTGCATTGGGTCGGTCGGTGTCGGACTACTCCGCGGGCATGACGAAGAAGATCATGCTCGCAGCTGCCCTCATCCACTCGCCTCGACTTCTCGTGCTCGATGAGCCCTTCGAGGCCGTCGATCCGGTTTCGAGCTCGGTGATCCTCGACATCCTCGGCACCTATGTGTCTCACGGCGGAACCGTTCTGCTCTCCAGCCACGGCATGGACCTGGTGGAGCGCGTGTGCGATCGCGTTGCGGTCATCGTGTCGGGCCAGGTGCTGGCCGACGGCACGGTCGCCGAGGTTCGCGGCGAGCAGACGCTCGAGGCGCGATTCCTGGAGCTGGTCGGTGGCTCGAACGAGGTGGAGGGCCTCGAATGGCTGCACACGTTCTCCGACTGA